One genomic window of Indioceanicola profundi includes the following:
- the parA gene encoding ParA family partition ATPase: MAARIVTIAQQKGGAGKTTLAIHLAMAWCLAGKRVATVDIDPQGSMTEWHRTRMASLTNGEAGPEHVQLSGWRVQKEVERLAKENEVVVIDSPPHAETEAKIAVRCASLVVVPVQPSPMDLWATRPTLELAKAEKRKVLLVLNRVPSRGNLVDTVSSKAAELGVPVADATIGNRIGFAGAIMEGLTLMETERRAKGVEEIEELAAEIWKRAG; the protein is encoded by the coding sequence ATGGCGGCGCGCATCGTCACCATCGCGCAGCAGAAGGGTGGCGCGGGCAAGACCACGCTGGCCATCCACCTGGCCATGGCCTGGTGCCTGGCCGGGAAGCGGGTCGCCACAGTGGATATCGACCCCCAGGGCAGCATGACGGAATGGCACCGGACCCGCATGGCCTCCCTGACGAATGGAGAGGCCGGCCCTGAACATGTTCAGCTTTCCGGCTGGCGCGTGCAGAAAGAGGTGGAGCGGCTAGCCAAGGAGAATGAGGTCGTCGTGATCGACAGCCCACCCCATGCGGAGACGGAGGCGAAGATCGCGGTGCGCTGCGCCTCCCTGGTCGTGGTACCGGTGCAGCCCAGTCCCATGGACCTTTGGGCGACCCGCCCGACCCTGGAGCTTGCGAAGGCGGAGAAGCGCAAAGTCCTGCTGGTCCTGAACCGCGTCCCGTCCCGCGGCAATCTGGTGGATACCGTTTCCTCCAAGGCTGCGGAGCTGGGCGTGCCCGTCGCGGATGCCACCATCGGCAACCGCATCGGTTTCGCCGGCGCGATCATGGAAGGGCTGACCCTCATGGAGACCGAGCGGCGGGCCAAGGGCGTGGAGGAGATCGAGGAACTGGCGGCGGAGATATGGAAGCGGGCGGGATAA
- a CDS encoding FAD-binding oxidoreductase: protein MTAADLLPRLSELLGPGNVLTGAEMAPYAFEWRGIETTHPAAVLRPGSTEEVTAVVRLCGEAGVPLIPQGGNTGLVGGTVAREGLGAVLLNLGRMNRIRSIDPLDYAATVEAGCILADVQAAAAEVDRLFPLSLGAEGTCTIGGNLSSNAGGILTIRYGNARDLVLGLEVVLADGRVWNGLRALRKDNTGYDLKQLFLGSEGTLGIITAATLKLFPRPRRTETALAGVASPAAAVELLARIRTATGEALSAFELMPRFAIDGARAYLGESLDPLSEPAPWYVLMELTGGLPGPALRDAAEEALAGAMEDGLVPDATFAETEDKRRQLWRLREGLPEIGRKVGGAVHHDISVPVARVPDMIARAGRELEALMPGIRPYPFGHLGDGNLHYNVARPEDMDGPDYLARSKEITGIVHAAVIDLGGSISAEHGIGTRKRDEMVVVKTPVELELMHRLKQALDPQGLLNPGKVLPERR, encoded by the coding sequence ATGACCGCCGCAGACCTGCTTCCCCGCCTGTCCGAGCTTCTCGGCCCCGGCAATGTGCTGACCGGTGCGGAAATGGCGCCCTATGCCTTCGAGTGGCGTGGGATCGAGACCACCCATCCGGCCGCCGTGCTCCGCCCCGGCAGCACGGAGGAGGTGACGGCGGTGGTGCGGCTGTGCGGAGAGGCCGGCGTGCCCCTGATCCCGCAGGGCGGCAATACCGGTCTGGTGGGCGGCACCGTGGCGCGGGAAGGGCTGGGCGCGGTTCTGCTGAATCTCGGCCGGATGAACCGCATCCGCTCCATCGACCCGCTGGACTATGCCGCGACGGTGGAGGCCGGCTGCATCCTGGCGGATGTCCAGGCCGCGGCGGCCGAGGTGGACCGGCTGTTCCCCTTGAGCCTGGGGGCGGAGGGCACCTGCACCATCGGCGGCAACCTGTCCAGCAATGCCGGCGGCATTCTGACCATCCGCTACGGCAATGCCCGCGACCTAGTGCTGGGGCTGGAGGTGGTGCTGGCCGACGGGCGGGTCTGGAACGGGCTGCGCGCCCTGCGGAAGGACAATACCGGCTACGATCTGAAGCAGCTCTTCCTCGGTTCCGAGGGAACGCTGGGCATCATCACCGCGGCCACGCTGAAGCTGTTCCCGCGCCCGCGCCGGACGGAAACCGCCCTGGCCGGCGTAGCCAGCCCGGCGGCGGCGGTGGAGCTGCTGGCCCGCATCCGCACCGCGACCGGCGAGGCGCTGAGCGCCTTCGAGCTGATGCCGCGCTTCGCCATCGACGGTGCCCGCGCCTATCTGGGGGAAAGCCTGGACCCGCTGTCGGAGCCCGCCCCCTGGTATGTGCTGATGGAGCTGACCGGCGGCCTGCCCGGCCCCGCCCTGCGCGACGCGGCGGAAGAGGCCCTGGCCGGGGCCATGGAGGACGGGCTCGTCCCCGACGCCACCTTCGCCGAGACGGAGGACAAGCGCCGGCAGCTCTGGCGCCTGCGCGAAGGGCTGCCGGAGATCGGGCGCAAGGTGGGCGGCGCCGTCCACCACGACATCTCCGTTCCCGTCGCCCGCGTGCCCGACATGATCGCGCGCGCCGGGCGGGAGCTGGAAGCCTTGATGCCCGGCATCCGCCCCTATCCTTTCGGCCATCTCGGCGACGGGAACCTGCACTACAACGTCGCCCGGCCGGAGGATATGGACGGCCCCGACTATCTGGCCCGGTCCAAGGAGATCACCGGCATCGTCCACGCCGCCGTGATCGACCTCGGCGGCTCCATCAGCGCCGAACACGGCATCGGCACCCGCAAGCGGGATGAGATGGTGGTGGTCAAAACCCCGGTGGAGCTGGAGCTGATGCACCGCCTGAAGCAGGCGCTGGACCCGCAGGGGCTGCTGAATCCGGGCAAGGTGCTGCCGGAGAGGAGATAA
- the pdxR gene encoding MocR-like pyridoxine biosynthesis transcription factor PdxR has translation MKSSQGPLLQLFHSDQASPLQEQLFERLRSAILDGAFRAGDRLPSTRTLSRDLGVSRNTVVAAVDRLVAEGYLETRIGSGTYVTSRLPDEAMTPALRVAASSVQPAPAVADSAPRGAVAGDSLPFRAGLPATDQFDLEIWKRLIIRRWRDAGPSVLGRDAGGGWLPLRRMLATHLQTSRGLRCEPEQILILPSRTAGLELAASLLIAAGDQVWLEDPGCPAQRAVLLARAGRPVFVAVDQDGFDPELAQRMAPDARLAIVTPGWQFPAGGVMPMRRRLALLSWARRSGAWVLEDDADGGYRYEGRPLAALQGLDEAGRVLHLGSFDRVLVPAVRMAWLVLPPELVGAAHDLRSRLGHTVPLPEQMAVHDLIAEGHLASHLRRSRRSYAERQQALRDAASRLWSGALDLEDAPAGLHLTARIDPGLPLSAAELETLAAARGIELQALSSFQAARTDFSGLVLGYAACTPERIRKAAERLAQILDGRRVQTAPSFGRMRL, from the coding sequence ATGAAGAGTTCGCAAGGTCCTCTGCTCCAGCTCTTCCACAGCGATCAGGCCAGCCCCCTGCAGGAGCAGCTCTTTGAAAGGCTCCGAAGCGCCATTCTTGACGGCGCTTTCCGCGCCGGTGACCGCCTGCCTTCCACCCGCACGCTCTCCCGTGACCTGGGGGTCTCACGGAACACCGTTGTGGCTGCCGTGGACCGGCTGGTCGCCGAAGGCTATCTGGAAACCCGCATCGGCTCCGGCACCTATGTGACATCCAGGCTTCCGGACGAGGCGATGACGCCGGCCCTGCGGGTCGCGGCCTCTTCGGTGCAGCCGGCCCCTGCGGTGGCCGACAGCGCCCCCCGCGGCGCCGTGGCGGGCGACAGTCTGCCATTCCGGGCGGGGCTACCCGCCACCGACCAGTTCGACCTCGAAATCTGGAAGCGCCTCATCATCCGCCGCTGGCGGGATGCCGGCCCCTCCGTTCTGGGCCGCGATGCAGGCGGCGGATGGCTGCCCCTGCGGCGGATGCTGGCAACTCATCTTCAAACCAGCCGCGGCCTCCGGTGCGAGCCCGAGCAGATTCTGATCCTTCCCTCGCGCACGGCTGGATTGGAGTTGGCTGCCAGCCTGCTGATCGCCGCCGGCGACCAGGTCTGGCTGGAAGACCCCGGCTGTCCCGCCCAGCGCGCCGTCCTGCTGGCCCGCGCTGGCCGCCCCGTCTTCGTAGCTGTGGACCAGGACGGGTTCGATCCGGAATTGGCCCAACGCATGGCGCCGGACGCAAGGCTCGCCATTGTGACCCCCGGCTGGCAGTTCCCGGCCGGCGGCGTAATGCCGATGCGGCGGCGGCTGGCACTGTTATCCTGGGCGCGACGCTCAGGCGCCTGGGTTCTGGAGGACGATGCCGACGGCGGTTACCGGTATGAGGGCCGTCCCCTGGCCGCCCTCCAGGGGCTGGACGAAGCGGGGCGGGTCCTGCATCTCGGAAGCTTCGACCGTGTCCTCGTCCCGGCGGTCCGGATGGCTTGGCTGGTTCTGCCGCCGGAACTGGTGGGCGCCGCCCATGACCTGCGGAGCCGCCTCGGACATACGGTACCGCTTCCGGAACAGATGGCGGTTCATGACTTGATCGCCGAGGGGCACCTTGCCTCCCATCTGCGCCGCAGCCGTCGCAGCTATGCGGAGCGGCAGCAGGCTTTGCGGGACGCCGCCTCGCGCCTCTGGTCGGGCGCGCTGGACCTCGAAGACGCGCCGGCCGGGCTTCACCTCACCGCCAGGATCGATCCCGGCCTGCCGCTGTCCGCGGCGGAGCTTGAGACCCTGGCGGCCGCCCGCGGAATCGAACTCCAGGCTCTCTCGAGCTTCCAAGCCGCCCGAACCGATTTTTCCGGTCTGGTGCTCGGCTACGCAGCCTGCACGCCGGAGCGTATCCGCAAAGCAGCGGAACGGCTGGCCCAAATCCTGGATGGCCGACGGGTCCAGACAGCGCCCAGTTTCGGACGGATGCGTCTCTGA
- a CDS encoding DUF1499 domain-containing protein, which translates to MELAGKILAGTAVTLLTLFIAWQIFIAFRIGALEREYGGLLDFSNFQLSWKPNQHLLAPAGATAASAHGEAPLFAVAPEKLRDALLAVVEGEPRTRIVSRSGDSMAFTAVQQTALMRFPDFVSMEIRPVDGGSMLLVYSRAVFGVRDFGVNQKRVEDWIARVRARL; encoded by the coding sequence ATGGAACTTGCAGGCAAGATTCTGGCCGGGACGGCTGTGACGCTGCTGACCCTGTTCATCGCGTGGCAGATATTCATCGCGTTCCGGATCGGGGCGCTGGAGCGGGAATATGGCGGCCTGCTGGATTTCTCGAACTTCCAGCTGAGCTGGAAGCCGAACCAGCACCTGCTCGCTCCGGCGGGAGCCACCGCTGCATCGGCTCATGGGGAGGCTCCCCTCTTCGCGGTCGCGCCGGAAAAGCTGCGCGATGCGCTGCTGGCGGTCGTCGAGGGCGAACCGCGGACGCGCATCGTGAGCCGGAGCGGTGACAGCATGGCCTTCACGGCCGTGCAGCAGACGGCCCTAATGCGCTTTCCGGATTTCGTCAGCATGGAAATCCGCCCCGTGGACGGCGGCAGCATGTTGCTGGTCTACAGCCGCGCGGTGTTCGGGGTTCGGGATTTCGGCGTCAATCAGAAGCGCGTCGAGGACTGGATCGCCAGGGTCCGCGCACGTCTCTGA
- a CDS encoding SDR family oxidoreductase — translation MHSIDISGQVAIVTGASSGIGQACAVELARAGARVAVNHRNSAEEAGETLEMIRDCGGEGTAVQGDVSVEADVERMFANVVEQYGTVDILVANAGIQQDASLTEMTLGQWEKVIAVNLTGQFLCARAAIREFLRRGPRPEISRSVGKIICMSSVHQVIPWAGRVNYAASKGGIELMMQSIAQEYAEKGVRVNAVAPGAIRTAINTEAWKNEAARDRLLKLIPQGRIGEPEDVGRAVAWLASDLSDYVNGTTLFVDGGMTLYPGFRGNG, via the coding sequence ATGCACAGCATCGACATATCAGGTCAGGTCGCCATAGTGACCGGCGCCAGTTCCGGCATCGGGCAGGCCTGCGCCGTGGAACTGGCGCGGGCCGGGGCGCGGGTCGCCGTGAACCACCGCAACTCCGCGGAGGAGGCGGGGGAGACTCTTGAAATGATCCGGGACTGCGGCGGCGAGGGCACCGCCGTGCAGGGCGATGTCTCGGTCGAGGCGGACGTCGAGCGCATGTTCGCCAACGTGGTGGAACAGTACGGCACAGTGGACATCCTGGTCGCGAATGCAGGCATCCAGCAGGACGCATCGCTGACCGAAATGACGCTCGGCCAGTGGGAGAAGGTGATTGCGGTCAATCTGACCGGCCAGTTCCTCTGCGCGCGCGCCGCCATCCGTGAGTTCCTGCGCCGCGGCCCCCGGCCGGAGATTTCCCGATCGGTGGGGAAGATCATCTGCATGAGCTCGGTCCATCAGGTGATCCCTTGGGCAGGGCGGGTGAACTATGCCGCGTCCAAGGGCGGGATCGAGCTGATGATGCAGTCCATCGCTCAGGAATATGCGGAGAAGGGCGTGCGGGTGAATGCGGTCGCTCCTGGCGCGATCCGGACTGCAATCAATACCGAGGCCTGGAAGAATGAGGCGGCGCGGGATCGGCTCTTGAAACTGATCCCGCAAGGCCGCATCGGCGAGCCAGAGGATGTGGGACGGGCTGTGGCTTGGCTCGCATCCGACCTGTCGGATTACGTCAACGGAACCACCCTGTTCGTCGATGGCGGAATGACGCTCTATCCAGGTTTCAGGGGCAATGGATGA
- a CDS encoding L-threonylcarbamoyladenylate synthase — protein MTESGPQPPQVMQVSADALKRAASVLADGGLVAFPTETVYGLGADAGNDKAVAAIFQAKGRPSFNPLIVHVPGEAEAERLVHVDDRAQQVIELFWPGPLTLVLPRRADAPLSLLVSAGLDTVAVRAPAHPAARALLEAAGRPIAAPSANVSGHVSPTAPIHVAEEFPDGGGGLLKLILAAGRCPVGVESTVLDLTGDVPMLLRPGSVTREELERVLGPVELAGAEAGVKAPGMLTSHYAPSLPVRLNAAAPNDDEGFLAFGPDQFIRGGHERLNLSPTGDLHEAAANLFAMLRALDKPCCKGIAVMPIPEVGLGIAINDRLRRAAAPR, from the coding sequence ATGACCGAGTCCGGCCCACAGCCGCCGCAGGTGATGCAAGTCAGCGCCGACGCGCTGAAACGGGCGGCGTCCGTGCTGGCGGATGGCGGTCTTGTCGCCTTCCCTACCGAAACGGTCTATGGGCTTGGCGCCGACGCCGGCAACGACAAGGCCGTGGCCGCTATTTTCCAGGCCAAGGGCCGCCCCAGCTTCAACCCCTTGATCGTCCATGTGCCGGGCGAGGCGGAGGCCGAGCGGCTGGTCCATGTGGACGATCGTGCGCAGCAGGTGATTGAGCTGTTCTGGCCCGGACCGCTGACCCTGGTGCTGCCCCGCCGGGCGGACGCGCCGTTGAGCCTGCTGGTCAGCGCCGGGCTGGACACGGTGGCCGTGCGGGCGCCCGCCCATCCGGCGGCGCGCGCCCTGTTGGAGGCGGCTGGCCGCCCCATCGCCGCACCGAGCGCCAATGTCTCCGGCCATGTCAGTCCCACGGCCCCGATCCATGTGGCGGAGGAGTTCCCGGACGGCGGCGGCGGCTTGCTGAAGCTGATCCTGGCCGCGGGGCGCTGCCCGGTCGGGGTCGAGTCTACGGTGCTGGACCTGACCGGCGATGTGCCCATGCTGCTGCGCCCCGGCTCCGTCACGCGGGAGGAGCTGGAGCGGGTGCTGGGACCGGTGGAGCTGGCGGGGGCGGAGGCCGGCGTGAAGGCGCCCGGCATGCTGACAAGCCATTACGCCCCGAGCCTGCCGGTCCGCCTGAACGCCGCCGCCCCCAACGACGATGAGGGTTTCCTGGCCTTCGGGCCGGACCAGTTCATCCGGGGCGGGCATGAGCGGCTGAACCTGTCGCCCACCGGCGACCTGCATGAGGCGGCAGCCAACCTGTTCGCCATGCTGCGCGCCCTGGACAAGCCGTGCTGCAAGGGGATCGCCGTGATGCCGATCCCGGAGGTCGGGCTCGGCATCGCCATCAACGACCGTCTCCGCCGCGCCGCAGCCCCCAGGTAG
- the trmFO gene encoding methylenetetrahydrofolate--tRNA-(uracil(54)-C(5))-methyltransferase (FADH(2)-oxidizing) TrmFO translates to MKNSASSTSPVHVIGGGLAGSEAAWQLVQAGIPVVLHEMRPVRKTDAHSTDKFAELVCSNSFRSDDAEYNAVGLLHEEMRRCGSLILRAGDQHKVPAGGALAVDRDHFADAVTQALADHPLVTIDRGEVAGLPPDEWDSVIIATGPLTSPALAEAVRSISGEDQLAFFDAIAPIVHFDSIDLSKAWFQSRYDKPGPGGTGKDYINCAMDKDQYLAFIEALRTGEKTEFKEWEKNTPYFDGCLPIEVMAERGVDTLRYGPMKPVGLTNPHTGRRPYAVVQLRQDNALGTLYNLVGFQTKLKYGEQSRVFRMIPGLENAEFARLGGLHRNTFINSPRLLDGTLRMKKLPRLRFAGQITGCEGYVESAAVGLMAGRFAAAERLGRPLPAPPPTTALGALLGHITGGAEAETFQPMNVNFGLFPPLDARQPNGKELHGKERKLGYTRRALADLDGWLDQAPAAAAE, encoded by the coding sequence ATGAAGAACAGCGCCAGCTCCACGTCACCCGTCCATGTCATCGGAGGCGGCCTCGCCGGCAGCGAGGCCGCCTGGCAGCTCGTCCAGGCCGGCATTCCCGTCGTGCTGCACGAAATGCGCCCGGTGCGGAAGACCGATGCTCATTCGACGGATAAGTTTGCGGAGCTGGTCTGCTCCAACTCTTTCCGCTCCGACGATGCCGAGTATAATGCCGTCGGCCTGCTGCATGAGGAAATGCGTCGCTGCGGCTCGCTGATCCTGCGTGCCGGCGATCAGCACAAGGTGCCGGCTGGCGGCGCGTTGGCCGTGGACCGAGACCATTTCGCCGATGCCGTGACCCAGGCGTTGGCAGATCATCCGCTGGTGACCATCGACCGCGGCGAGGTGGCGGGACTGCCGCCGGATGAGTGGGACAGCGTCATCATCGCTACCGGACCGTTGACCTCTCCTGCCCTGGCCGAAGCCGTCCGGTCGATCTCCGGAGAGGACCAGTTGGCCTTTTTCGACGCTATTGCGCCGATCGTTCATTTCGACAGCATCGACCTGTCCAAGGCTTGGTTCCAGTCCCGGTACGACAAGCCCGGCCCCGGAGGTACGGGTAAGGACTACATCAACTGCGCCATGGACAAGGACCAGTACCTGGCCTTCATCGAGGCACTTCGCACCGGTGAGAAGACCGAGTTCAAGGAGTGGGAGAAGAACACGCCCTACTTCGACGGGTGCCTGCCTATCGAGGTGATGGCGGAGCGCGGGGTCGACACTCTGCGCTACGGCCCCATGAAGCCTGTGGGTCTGACCAACCCGCATACAGGCCGCCGGCCCTATGCCGTGGTCCAGCTCCGCCAGGATAATGCCCTGGGCACGCTCTACAACCTCGTCGGCTTCCAGACAAAGCTGAAATACGGGGAACAGTCCCGGGTCTTCCGCATGATCCCGGGGCTTGAGAATGCCGAGTTCGCCCGGCTGGGCGGCCTGCACCGGAACACCTTCATCAACAGTCCACGCCTGCTGGACGGGACGTTGCGCATGAAGAAGCTGCCGCGCCTCCGCTTCGCCGGCCAGATCACCGGCTGCGAAGGCTATGTGGAGAGCGCTGCCGTGGGCCTGATGGCCGGCAGGTTCGCCGCCGCGGAGCGTCTAGGGCGTCCACTGCCCGCTCCGCCGCCGACAACAGCGTTGGGAGCGCTGCTGGGCCATATCACCGGCGGGGCGGAAGCGGAGACGTTCCAGCCCATGAACGTGAATTTCGGTCTCTTCCCGCCCCTGGACGCGCGCCAGCCCAACGGCAAGGAACTGCATGGCAAGGAGCGCAAGCTCGGCTACACCCGGCGTGCGCTGGCCGATCTGGACGGGTGGTTGGATCAGGCGCCAGCGGCCGCGGCGGAGTAA
- a CDS encoding phytoene/squalene synthase family protein, whose protein sequence is MSDPELSYCAREVRRFDNDRFLTALFAPVDRREDLFALYALNLEVAKTREVVSEPTLGLIRLQWWRDTMDKVFAGTPPKHEVAEPLARAVARHSLDRALFDRLIDAREADLEDEPPATLDCMANYAEVTAAPLTQLALQILDVRAEAAMQAGRHVGIAWALTGLLRAVPFHAQAHRTHLPMDLLRRHGVNQQKLYDLKPEPGVREVVRAVADRARVQLEEARRLRREVPKQATPALLPAALADLYLGALSRSDHDPLAPRVQMVHPFRQLKLAWAGMTGRW, encoded by the coding sequence ATGAGCGACCCAGAGCTTTCCTACTGCGCACGGGAAGTCCGGCGCTTCGATAACGACCGGTTCCTGACGGCTCTCTTTGCGCCCGTGGACCGGCGCGAGGATCTGTTCGCGCTCTATGCCCTGAACCTGGAAGTGGCGAAGACACGGGAGGTGGTCAGCGAACCGACGCTCGGGCTGATCCGGCTGCAGTGGTGGCGGGATACGATGGACAAGGTCTTTGCCGGTACGCCCCCGAAGCACGAGGTGGCGGAGCCGCTGGCCCGTGCCGTCGCGCGGCATAGCCTGGATCGGGCCCTGTTCGATCGGCTGATCGATGCGCGGGAGGCGGATCTGGAGGATGAGCCGCCGGCGACGCTGGACTGCATGGCCAATTATGCCGAAGTCACCGCCGCGCCCCTGACCCAGCTTGCACTCCAGATTCTGGACGTGCGGGCCGAGGCTGCGATGCAGGCCGGGCGGCATGTGGGCATCGCCTGGGCGCTGACCGGGTTGCTGCGCGCCGTGCCGTTCCATGCGCAGGCGCATCGTACGCATCTGCCGATGGATTTGCTGCGCCGGCACGGTGTCAATCAGCAGAAGCTGTATGACCTGAAGCCGGAGCCGGGCGTACGTGAAGTGGTGCGCGCTGTGGCCGACAGGGCGAGGGTGCAGCTGGAAGAGGCGAGGCGGTTGCGCCGGGAGGTGCCGAAGCAGGCCACGCCGGCGCTGCTTCCAGCTGCCCTGGCGGACCTCTACCTCGGTGCGCTTTCCAGGTCCGACCACGACCCGCTGGCCCCGCGGGTGCAGATGGTTCACCCGTTCCGGCAGTTGAAGCTGGCCTGGGCGGGGATGACGGGCCGCTGGTAG
- a CDS encoding pentapeptide repeat-containing protein, which translates to MSTPDRPLYRITQEQLDQIVKRHEMFRNARMGGARAVLSFFDLSGLDLSGRDLAHADFSGSVLRGVNLAGAVLDCATLFACDLRQTNLQSASMVKSDLRGACLRGADLTGANLVNADLRDGSMAAKERDGSLKVLTVETNPSDMEGAKLSNANLSQAKLSGAVAMHTDFTDAVMRGTKLVRANLRNATLNGAILEGADLSGADVRGASLKGAVLTGATMTLTETAGADMTGTLTDKPAGKPLTSLPRPFEEMVREHALWVGTAGQQGAALDLSGMDVREAGALSHACLTRLVARGAVFYGVDLSGAQMQVGQLQDADLRGANLAGADLRGANLKGAKLNNANLRGANLDYLPISDTRQMCSDLSGAHLRYADLSGAKLRRANLAESDLSFADLNGAELKQADLSRAVLAGAKVKRDQLASALLEGASGLPRGVL; encoded by the coding sequence ATGAGCACTCCAGACCGGCCGCTCTATCGCATCACGCAGGAGCAGTTGGACCAGATCGTGAAGCGACACGAGATGTTCCGCAACGCCCGCATGGGCGGGGCGCGGGCGGTGCTGTCCTTCTTCGACCTGTCGGGGCTGGACCTGTCGGGCCGTGACCTTGCACATGCTGATTTCAGCGGCAGCGTGCTCCGCGGGGTCAATCTGGCCGGAGCGGTTCTGGACTGCGCCACGCTTTTCGCCTGCGATCTGCGGCAGACCAACCTGCAGAGCGCGTCCATGGTGAAGTCCGACCTGCGCGGGGCATGCCTGCGCGGGGCCGATCTGACCGGGGCCAATCTGGTGAATGCCGATCTGCGCGACGGCTCCATGGCCGCGAAGGAGCGGGACGGCAGCCTCAAGGTCCTTACGGTGGAAACCAACCCCTCCGACATGGAAGGGGCGAAGCTGTCCAACGCCAACCTGTCTCAGGCCAAGCTCTCCGGTGCCGTCGCCATGCATACCGACTTCACCGATGCGGTGATGCGCGGGACCAAGCTGGTGCGTGCCAATCTGCGCAACGCCACCCTGAACGGCGCCATCCTGGAAGGGGCGGACCTCTCCGGCGCGGATGTGCGCGGCGCGTCCCTGAAGGGAGCCGTGCTGACCGGGGCCACCATGACCCTGACGGAGACGGCAGGGGCGGACATGACCGGCACCCTGACCGACAAGCCCGCCGGCAAGCCGCTCACATCCCTGCCGCGCCCGTTCGAGGAGATGGTGCGGGAGCATGCGCTTTGGGTCGGCACGGCAGGCCAGCAGGGGGCGGCGCTGGATCTGTCCGGCATGGATGTGCGCGAGGCTGGGGCCTTGTCACACGCCTGCCTGACCCGCCTGGTCGCCCGTGGGGCGGTGTTCTACGGCGTCGATTTGTCTGGAGCCCAGATGCAGGTCGGGCAGCTTCAGGATGCCGATCTGCGCGGAGCGAATCTGGCCGGGGCGGATCTCCGCGGCGCCAACCTGAAGGGGGCGAAGCTCAACAACGCCAACCTTCGCGGGGCGAACCTGGACTATCTGCCCATCAGCGATACCCGCCAGATGTGCAGCGATCTCTCCGGCGCGCATCTGCGTTACGCCGACCTGTCGGGGGCCAAGCTGCGCCGCGCCAATCTGGCGGAATCCGACCTGTCCTTTGCCGATCTGAACGGGGCGGAGCTGAAGCAGGCCGACCTGTCCCGTGCGGTTCTCGCCGGGGCCAAGGTGAAGCGCGACCAGCTCGCCTCCGCCCTGCTGGAGGGGGCGAGCGGCCTGCCGCGCGGCGTTCTCTAG